A genomic window from Sorex araneus isolate mSorAra2 chromosome 2, mSorAra2.pri, whole genome shotgun sequence includes:
- the TUBA1B gene encoding tubulin alpha-1B chain — protein sequence MRECISIHVGQAGVQIGNACWELYCLEHGIQPDGQMPSDKTIGGGDDSFNTFFSETGAGKHVPRAVFVDLEPTVIDEVRTGTYRQLFHPEQLITGKEDAANNYARGHYTIGKEIIDLVLDRIRKLADQCTGLQGFLVFHSFGGGTGSGFTSLLMERLSVDYGKKSKLEFSIYPAPQVSTAVVEPYNSILTTHTTLEHSDCAFMVDNEAIYDICRRNLDIERPTYTNLNRLISQIVSSITASLRFDGALNVDLTEFQTNLVPYPRIHFPLATYAPVISAEKAYHEQLSVAEITNACFEPANQMVKCDPRHGKYMACCLLYRGDVVPKDVNAAIATIKTKRSIQFVDWCPTGFKVGINYQPPTVVPGGDLAKVQRAVCMLSNTTAIAEAWARLDHKFDLMYAKRAFVHWYVGEGMEEGEFSEAREDMAALEKDYEEVGVDSIEGEGEEEGEEY from the exons ATG cgtGAGTGCATCTCCATCCACGTGGGCCAGGCCGGTGTCCAGATTGGCAATGCCTGCTGGGAGCTCTACTGCCTGGAACACGGCATCCAGCCCGATGGCCAGATGCCCAGTGACAAGACCATTGGGGGAGGAGACGACTCCTTCAACACCTTCTTCAGTGAAACGGGCGCTGGCAAGCATGTGCCCAGAGCAGTGTTCGTAGACTTGGAGCCCACAGTCATTG ATGAAGTTCGCACCGGCACCTACCGCCAGCTCTTCCACCCTGAGCAGCTCATCACAGGCAAGGAAGATGCTGCCAATAACTATGCCCGTGGCCACTACACCATTGGCAAGGAGATCATTGACCTTGTCTTGGACCGAATTCGGAAACTG GCTGACCAGTGCACGGGGCTTCAGGGCTTCTTGGTGTTCCACAGTTTTGGTGGGGGAACCGGTTCTGGGTTCACCTCCCTGCTGATGGAACGCCTCTCCGTCGACTATGGCAAGAAGTCCAAGCTGGAGTTCTCCATTTACCCAGCCCCCCAGGTGTCCACTGCTGTGGTGGAGCCCTACAACTCCATCCTCACCACCCACACCACCCTGGAGCACTCTGATTGTGCCTTCATGGTGGACAACGAGGCCATCTATGACATTTGTCGTAGAAACCTTGATATTGAGCGCCCAACCTACACTAACCTGAACCGCCTTATTAGCCAGATTGTGTCCTCCATCACTGCTTCCCTCCGATTTGATGGGGCCCTGAATGTCGATCTGACCGAATTCCAGACCAACCTGGTGCCCTACCCCCGAATCCACTTCCCTCTGGCCACATACGCCCCTGTCATCTCTGCTGAGAAAGCCTACCATGAACAGCTTTCTGTTGCAGAGATCACCAATGCATGCTTTGAGCCAGCCAACCAGATGGTGAAATGTGACCCTCGCCATGGTAAATACATGGCTTGCTGCCTGTTGTACCGTGGTGACGTGGTTCCCAAAGATGTCAATGCTGCCATTGCCACCATCAAGACCAAGCGCAGCATCCAGTTTGTGGATTGGTGTCCCACTGGCTTCAAAGTGGGTATTAATTACCAGCCTCCCACTGTGGTTCCCGGTGGGGACCTGGCCAAAGTCCAGCGGGCCGTGTGCATGCTGAGCAACACCACGGCCATTGCTGAGGCCTGGGCCCGCCTGGACCACAAGTTTGATCTGATGTATGCCAAGCGTGCCTTTGTGCACTGGTACGTGGGTGAGGGCATGGAGGAGGGAGAGTTCTCTGAGGCCCGTGAGGACATGGCCGCCCTGGAGAAGGATTATGAAGAGGTTGGTGTGGATTCCAttgagggagaaggagaggaagaaggggaggaataCTAA